A stretch of DNA from Pseudoalteromonas ruthenica:
CGGCCTACTTTTTCCATTGCTTCAGCAATGATTTCACCAATTTCTTTGTCAGAGTTGGCTGAGATAGTACCCACCTGAGCAATGGCTTTGTTATCTGCACAAGGCACAGAAAGGTTTTTCAATTCCTCTACTGCAGCGGTAACGGCTTTGTCGATACCGCGCTTAAGATCCATTGGATTCATACCCGCAGCAACAGCTTTAAGGCCTTCGTTAACAATTGACTGTGCTAGTACGGTTGCAGTAGTGGTACCGTCACCGGCAGCGTCATTCGCTTTTGAGGCTACTTCTTTAACCATCTGCGCGCCCATGTTCTCGAACTTGTCTTCAAGCTCAATTTCTTTCGCTACAGAAACACCATCTTTAGTGATTGTGGGTGAGCCAAAAGACTTATCTAGAACAACGTTACGGCCTTTAGGACCTAAAGTTACTTTTACTGCATCTGCTAATACATTTACGCCTTTAAGCATTTTAGTGCGGGCGTCATTTGCAAAACGTACTTCTTTTGCTGCCATTGTTTCTTTCCTCTAAATTCTGTTTAAACCAAGTGTGTCAACATCAAGGGGTGAGTTAGCTCACGATACCTAGGATGTTGTCTTCACGCATAATTAGGTACTCTTGACCGTCGATTTTTTCAGTCTTCTCAACGTAAGAGCCGAACAACACAGTGTCGCCCGCTTTTACTTCCAATGCGCGTACTTCGCCGCTATCCAATACCCGGCCGTTACCTACTGCCACTACTTCACCTCGCGATGATTTTTCAGCCGCAGAACCAGTCAGCACGATACCGCCAGCAGACTTGGTTTCTTCTTCTAGACGCTTAACGATCACGCGATCATGTAAAGGACGAATGTTCATTTGTTTGTTTCTCCTAACAGTTTCTGAACAACTACAGAAAAGTCATTAAAATTTAGTTGCCATATCTAATGGGGGTCGAGGTTTTAAAACCCAAGAGTAAAAATTAAAATTTTTTACTCTTTTCGTTCATATTCACCTTCGATAGTGGTGTGCTCTTCGCGACGCTCACTGTGTTGATGCTGTTGGTGGCTGTGAAATTCAGCACTGAAGGTGCTTTGCCCCATCCCTTGGCTCATGCGCACTTGCGCCTGAGAAGCAAAGGTTGCGGCCATTTTATTGCGCACTGCTGGCGTCAGTAATAAGAAGCCGAATACGTCGGTCACTATACCGGGCGTTAACAACAGAACGCCAGCAATGATGACACAGATACCAGTAAACATTTGTTTTGCCGGCATTTGCCCTTGTGCCATTTGCACCTGCGCCTCACGCATTGCGCCAACGCCTTGTTGCTTCACCAGCTTAGCGCCCAAAATCGCGGTAACGATAATTAAGGCAATGGTGGCAACGCCGCCAATCACCTCGCTTAATTGAATCAATAGCGCGATTTCGATGATTGGAACAATGATAAATAGTAAAAAAAGTGCTCTGAACATAACGGCTCTCATAAAAGTCGATGAAATAGAATTGAGGTTGATAAGGTCAGATTTCAAGTCATCTGTTGTCGCTCTATGGGCTTTGCCCTTGCTATCAGCTAGTATGGGGGTTAGAAACGGGACTCACAAAAAGGTTCAGTATGACTACTCACTACCGGCTTATCTTTACAACTTGTGCAAATAAACAAGAAGCACGCGCGATGGCAGAACAATTGGTGCAGTTAAAACTCGCCGCCTGTGTCAACATTCTTCCCGAAGTAGAGTCAATCTACATGTGGCAAGGAGAAGTGGCCAGCGAAAACGAGACCAAACTGCTAATTAAAACCAAGTCTGAGAAAATGAACCAGGTGATCCAAACCATTAAACAGCTACATAGTTATGAAGTGCCTGAAATCCAGGTTGTTGATGTGGCCACCGGAAACCTGGCGTATTTTAATTGGATGGATGAGGTATTAAATTAATGCGTTATGTGCTGTTTTTGCTCACCTTAGCGTTTAGCTCGCTAAGTTGGGCGAACAACTCCGTTTTAAATAGCTTATTAGAGCCCTCTAAAAGCACTTTTCTCCCCGTTGAGCAGGCATTTAAGCTCGACTTTGACCAACAAGGCGACACCTTATTTGTAGGGTGGGATATTGAGCCAGGTTATTACCTCTACAAACACAAGTTAGAGTTTGTCGGTAAGGGCGCCACCATCACTCCACCCAGTGACCTTCCCCAAGGGGACATGATTGAAGACGAGTTTTTCGGTCGCACTGAGGTCTATTTTGATAGTGTGAGTATTATTTCCAAACTCAGTGATGTGGGTGATAATGCCAGTGTCAAAGTACGCTATCAGGGCTGCGCCGAAGCAGGCCTTTGCTACCCCCCTGAAGTGGTGGAAATTCCGCTTACGGCCCTTGCTACCAGCACGGCGACTACCGCTGCGCCAACCAGCGAGGTCCCGGTTAACAAAGCCACCAGTGATGAGGGTGAACAATCACTCACTGAGCGTTTAGCCAGCCAAAGCTTGGTCACGAATTTAGTATTCTTTTTTGTTGTCGGTATCGGCCTGGCGTTTACACCTTGTGTGTTCCCCATGTTCCCGATTCTTTCTAGCTTAATCGCTGGGCAGAAAAACCTCTCTACGAAAAAAGCCTTTAGCCTGTCGTTTGTTTATGTACAGGGCATGGCCGTTACCTACGCGCTACTAGGTTTAGTGGTTGCCTATTTCGGCGGGCATATTCAAGGCTATTTACAGCACCCCTATGTATTAATCAGCTTTAGTTTGCTGTTTGTATTGCTGGCGCTATCGATGTTTGGGCTTTACGAAATTCGTTTACCCCAAAGTTTGATGAGCCGCCTAACAGAAGTCAGTAATAAGCAAAAAGGCGGAAACTACACCGGCGTATTCTTGATGGGCGTACTCAGCGGCCTGATTGCCTCGCCGTGCACCACTGCACCACTTTCTGCAGCGCTACTTTATGTGGCTCAAAGCGGCGATTTTGTGGTTGGTGGCTTGACCTTATATGCCTTAAGCCTAGGTATGGGCCTACCACTGCTGCTATTAGGCACCTCGGGCGGGAAATTACTCCCCAAGGCCGGTGGCTGGATGGAGCAAGTAAAAACCTTGTTTGGCTTTTTAATGTTGTTTGTGCCACTTATCTTGTTAGAGCGTATTTTACCTTTCGAGGTGATCTTGCTAATGGCCGGCTTGTTGGCAATTGCTACCGCTATATACTTACATTATTGGCAAAGCGGTCAAAACCAAGGGAAAGGAAAAACGACTCTATGGAGTTTTGCCATGCTGCTGTTTGTT
This window harbors:
- a CDS encoding co-chaperone GroES, giving the protein MNIRPLHDRVIVKRLEEETKSAGGIVLTGSAAEKSSRGEVVAVGNGRVLDSGEVRALEVKAGDTVLFGSYVEKTEKIDGQEYLIMREDNILGIVS
- a CDS encoding FxsA family protein, which translates into the protein MFRALFLLFIIVPIIEIALLIQLSEVIGGVATIALIIVTAILGAKLVKQQGVGAMREAQVQMAQGQMPAKQMFTGICVIIAGVLLLTPGIVTDVFGFLLLTPAVRNKMAATFASQAQVRMSQGMGQSTFSAEFHSHQQHQHSERREEHTTIEGEYERKE
- a CDS encoding protein-disulfide reductase DsbD, translating into MRYVLFLLTLAFSSLSWANNSVLNSLLEPSKSTFLPVEQAFKLDFDQQGDTLFVGWDIEPGYYLYKHKLEFVGKGATITPPSDLPQGDMIEDEFFGRTEVYFDSVSIISKLSDVGDNASVKVRYQGCAEAGLCYPPEVVEIPLTALATSTATTAAPTSEVPVNKATSDEGEQSLTERLASQSLVTNLVFFFVVGIGLAFTPCVFPMFPILSSLIAGQKNLSTKKAFSLSFVYVQGMAVTYALLGLVVAYFGGHIQGYLQHPYVLISFSLLFVLLALSMFGLYEIRLPQSLMSRLTEVSNKQKGGNYTGVFLMGVLSGLIASPCTTAPLSAALLYVAQSGDFVVGGLTLYALSLGMGLPLLLLGTSGGKLLPKAGGWMEQVKTLFGFLMLFVPLILLERILPFEVILLMAGLLAIATAIYLHYWQSGQNQGKGKTTLWSFAMLLFVGGLMLVQNYIWPKPQSNSTAATVSSNEKHGEFVHVANLAELETLIAQTDGLVMVDLYAEWCVACKEFEKYTFPKDNVQQQFEHFTLVQVDLTESNDTTIELMEHYTVFGLPSILFFDNSNEELPELRVTGFMGADEFASHLQAVRDAAQ
- the cutA gene encoding divalent-cation tolerance protein CutA — protein: MTTHYRLIFTTCANKQEARAMAEQLVQLKLAACVNILPEVESIYMWQGEVASENETKLLIKTKSEKMNQVIQTIKQLHSYEVPEIQVVDVATGNLAYFNWMDEVLN